Proteins encoded in a region of the Methanobrevibacter millerae genome:
- a CDS encoding DUF4013 domain-containing protein — protein sequence MILDIFKDALEYSAQDWKTLVILGVIALFSFLLLPVFLITGYNYRVINTAVNGVINGRDPLPGFDDLVAMFVDGVKLVVVQIAYMIIPIAIFLVVIAISSQLSGGWALVLVVIGFLIALIAGIIAYLMLQIGVCHMIYNDGQLSKAFAFSEIKEIIDEIGWFDCILTYVGLVIITCVISTVVSTIIGFVFTAFGFSGLMLGINTSGVFLLGMLINISVAMFFVGPYLSIFNSRSIGLLYSLHL from the coding sequence ATGATTTTAGATATATTTAAGGATGCACTGGAATATTCAGCACAAGACTGGAAGACTTTAGTAATATTAGGTGTAATCGCTTTATTCAGCTTCTTATTACTACCAGTTTTTTTAATTACTGGATATAATTATAGGGTTATAAATACCGCAGTAAATGGAGTTATCAATGGAAGAGATCCGTTACCTGGATTTGATGATTTAGTAGCCATGTTTGTAGATGGAGTAAAACTTGTTGTAGTTCAAATTGCTTACATGATTATTCCTATTGCAATATTTTTAGTGGTTATAGCAATTTCATCTCAATTATCTGGTGGATGGGCTTTAGTATTGGTTGTTATAGGATTTTTAATTGCATTGATTGCTGGTATAATTGCATATTTGATGCTTCAAATAGGAGTATGTCACATGATATACAATGATGGCCAGTTGTCAAAAGCATTTGCATTTAGTGAAATCAAAGAGATAATTGATGAAATAGGTTGGTTTGACTGCATTTTAACATATGTTGGATTAGTAATTATAACTTGTGTAATTTCAACTGTTGTATCTACAATTATTGGATTTGTATTTACTGCATTTGGCTTTTCAGGATTAATGTTGGGTATTAATACATCTGGTGTATTCCTGTTAGGAATGTTGATTAACATATCAGTTGCAATGTTTTTCGTTGGACCATACTTAAGCATATTCAATTCCAGATCTATTGGATTATTATACTCACTACATCTATAG
- a CDS encoding helix-turn-helix transcriptional regulator encodes MKTMIKYLRQELKMSQKELGDKVGVTRQTINSLENGRYNPSLFLAHDITRVLNKMIFKENREEYFVIEDIFIFDDY; translated from the coding sequence ATGAAGACCATGATTAAATATTTAAGACAAGAACTCAAAATGAGTCAAAAAGAACTTGGGGATAAAGTTGGAGTGACCAGACAGACCATAAACTCTTTGGAAAATGGCAGGTACAATCCATCTTTATTTTTGGCACATGACATTACCCGAGTTTTAAATAAAATGATATTTAAAGAAAATCGAGAGGAATATTTTGTTATAGAGGACATATTTATATTCGATGATTATTAG
- a CDS encoding DUF169 domain-containing protein has translation MSSDLEKNQKYAEVIASKVKLTCKPVAMKLIESEDDVPEGFELIDQKVRHCEMVRKASLGEKFYSTVEEQMCLGGAGAIGLRDMPEKLANGEKYFSLGRFKDLETAKSVTSKLSIVEDKHWGMIYAPLDEADFKADVIQVITEPVGGMKLAQSIVYSSGDKVNPSFAGIQSLCGDAFANPYISGGFNFTLGCDGSRKAADIKDNEMTIGISAEKIDDMISGLESMA, from the coding sequence ATGAGTAGTGATTTAGAAAAAAATCAAAAATATGCTGAAGTTATAGCTTCAAAAGTTAAATTGACTTGCAAACCTGTAGCTATGAAACTGATTGAAAGTGAAGATGATGTTCCTGAAGGATTCGAATTAATTGATCAAAAGGTAAGACACTGTGAAATGGTTAGAAAAGCATCACTCGGTGAAAAATTCTATTCCACAGTCGAAGAGCAAATGTGTCTTGGTGGAGCAGGAGCAATCGGATTAAGAGACATGCCTGAAAAATTGGCGAACGGTGAAAAATACTTTTCATTAGGAAGATTCAAGGATTTGGAAACCGCAAAAAGTGTAACTTCAAAACTATCAATTGTTGAAGATAAACACTGGGGAATGATATATGCCCCTCTTGATGAAGCTGACTTTAAGGCAGATGTCATTCAGGTAATAACTGAACCTGTCGGCGGAATGAAACTTGCACAAAGTATCGTTTATTCATCTGGAGATAAAGTCAATCCTAGTTTTGCCGGTATTCAGTCATTATGTGGAGACGCCTTTGCAAATCCATATATTTCAGGCGGATTTAACTTTACATTAGGCTGTGACGGTTCCAGAAAGGCTGCTGATATTAAGGACAATGAAATGACTATCGGCATCAGCGCTGAAAAAATAGATGATATGATTTCCGGACTTGAATCAATGGCTTAA
- the hypB gene encoding hydrogenase nickel incorporation protein HypB yields MHQVADVEVAKNIMDANKKLAEKNKKNLEDKGIFCVDFVGAIGSGKTTLVEEIIDNTDYKIGVLAGDVISKFDAGRIEKHDVPVVGLNTGKECHLDAHLVGHGIEDLPLDDLDMLIIENVGNLICPVDFELGSHLRIVVVSVTEGDDTVEKHPIIFQTSDAVVINKVDLADAVGADADKMVADALKLNPNIKVIKSSLKEGTGLDEIIECIEEAMNK; encoded by the coding sequence ATGCATCAAGTAGCAGACGTAGAAGTAGCAAAAAATATTATGGATGCTAATAAAAAATTAGCAGAAAAAAACAAAAAAAATTTAGAAGATAAAGGAATATTCTGTGTTGATTTTGTTGGAGCTATCGGTTCTGGTAAAACCACATTGGTAGAAGAAATCATTGACAATACTGATTATAAAATTGGTGTTTTGGCAGGAGATGTAATCTCCAAATTTGATGCTGGAAGAATAGAAAAACATGATGTTCCTGTTGTTGGTCTAAACACTGGAAAAGAATGTCACCTTGATGCTCATTTGGTAGGTCACGGTATTGAAGACTTGCCATTGGATGACTTGGATATGCTTATAATTGAAAATGTAGGTAACTTAATCTGTCCTGTGGACTTTGAATTAGGTTCACATTTAAGAATTGTTGTTGTAAGTGTCACTGAAGGAGACGACACTGTTGAAAAACACCCAATTATTTTCCAAACTTCAGATGCTGTAGTCATTAACAAAGTTGACTTGGCTGATGCAGTTGGAGCAGATGCAGACAAGATGGTTGCAGATGCTTTAAAATTAAACCCTAATATTAAAGTCATTAAATCCAGTTTAAAAGAAGGTACTGGATTAGATGAAATCATTGAATGTATTGAAGAAGCAATGAACAAATAA
- a CDS encoding Mur ligase family protein has product MRAAVIGLGVEGKKAVNSLLKHGWEVYASDLNSNIDLSDLDLPGISLNFLDGGETFSIVSDTLTLDLGFTNSQAIDECDAIAISPSMYGGSFATKLLSEGDLLSDVLSNHKKIFSIGITGTNGKTTTVHMLKSILENAGKKVLVGGNGGGGFSGYYDLMLEAENGDYDVILVEVCDMTLDFCSYAFDFDIVGLTNIGNDHMDVHKTIANYKDSLVRFFTGKEIFTAYNQDFNSDFKDVSSKHISYFEYQDELKVFGKFNRLNAGLAMAIAAELKIPKDVIKDTLSDFEAVSGRLDVYKINDALVYVGKTDNSDALKSVLSEKDFYAIFIGTPRSHESHRLDIVDEAVKYNPEVIVVFPGLDDNLDLLLYRLNYLKYRGRVLTATSLDDIIAYVAEFSHEEAMLIGGNGQEAIINIQERIKLISEKLS; this is encoded by the coding sequence ATGAGAGCGGCGGTTATTGGTTTAGGTGTTGAAGGTAAAAAGGCAGTTAATTCACTTTTGAAACATGGTTGGGAAGTTTATGCTAGTGATTTGAATAGTAATATTGATTTGTCTGATTTGGACTTGCCAGGCATTTCCCTGAATTTTTTAGATGGTGGAGAAACATTTTCAATTGTTTCAGATACTTTAACTTTGGATTTGGGTTTTACCAATTCACAGGCCATTGATGAATGTGATGCGATTGCCATCAGTCCAAGTATGTATGGTGGCTCTTTTGCTACTAAACTGTTGAGTGAAGGCGATTTGTTGAGTGATGTCCTATCCAATCACAAGAAGATATTTTCAATAGGCATTACTGGAACCAATGGTAAGACCACTACTGTTCACATGCTGAAATCCATTTTGGAAAATGCTGGAAAGAAAGTTCTAGTTGGGGGAAACGGTGGTGGAGGCTTTTCAGGATATTATGATTTGATGCTTGAGGCTGAAAACGGAGACTATGATGTAATTCTTGTTGAGGTCTGTGACATGACTTTGGATTTCTGCAGCTATGCATTTGATTTTGATATTGTGGGATTGACAAATATCGGAAACGACCACATGGATGTTCACAAGACAATTGCAAACTATAAGGATTCCCTGGTTAGATTTTTCACAGGAAAAGAGATTTTCACAGCATATAATCAGGACTTCAACAGTGATTTCAAGGATGTCTCTTCAAAGCACATATCTTATTTTGAATATCAGGATGAATTGAAGGTTTTCGGTAAATTCAACAGGCTTAATGCAGGTCTTGCTATGGCGATTGCAGCTGAATTGAAGATACCAAAAGATGTTATCAAAGATACATTGTCTGATTTTGAAGCTGTCAGTGGTCGTTTGGATGTTTATAAGATTAATGACGCATTGGTTTATGTTGGAAAAACAGACAATTCAGATGCATTGAAATCTGTCCTGTCAGAAAAGGATTTCTATGCAATTTTTATTGGCACTCCAAGATCCCATGAGTCACACAGGCTAGACATTGTTGATGAAGCTGTCAAATATAATCCTGAAGTCATTGTAGTTTTCCCAGGACTGGACGATAATCTTGATTTACTTTTATACCGTCTTAATTACTTGAAATACAGGGGACGTGTTTTAACTGCAACTTCTTTGGATGATATAATTGCTTATGTTGCAGAATTTTCACATGAGGAGGCAATGCTTATTGGTGGAAACGGTCAGGAAGCAATTATTAATATTCAAGAAAGGATTAAACTCATTTCTGAAAAACTTTCATAA
- a CDS encoding ATP-dependent helicase, whose product MISYEEFEDIVVNILKRDISSNHDQQEAILSKANEGLFIVAGPGSGKTTVIVLKILKYIFVDDIKPNEILATTFTKKAADELYSRILGWGDEIKNYLIDNAGDDFDLLIAINRIDFNQLTIGTTDSIAQELLRVHKEPGTNQEVVIEEFVAKFAMVKILLKDNRYLDENLQGYLKSFTTKDKLKEASQMSEILLQFKNRMYFDQIDFDEFYANVGEGGGARIALDCIKEYEEELKSRNIIDFTMLESKFLDSLRSGKMDIFLDDLKIILIDEYQDTNLIQEEIYFTMAQSAIANGGSISVVGDDDQSLYRFRGATVDLFTNFKSRVREKLGIDVREINLRTNYRSSRNIINHCNQFVELDGEYQHARVEDKPKIIAPDLEKYNMPILGLFRNNLQMLSKDLAKLVSDLINNGETTLKVNRVIDDEYFKRLERCRTPEELKQLKKDSAEKAKDIDNISIKLDEEEGSASDMALLTFSPKEMKSGTHTLNGHLRNQLKRLRKPIEVFNPRGRDLQEIKEVAIFCGLMLECIDPESKIQNSDKQIPNLGKRNMQRWRYEAREYIKLNPEPHNPFDLNTFIIDWQRRNPRGYEKWPNRANLMELAYKLVTWLDFLQEDAEGVVYLEAITQSITQTGFFNKYSANIMFTSPEEEKASILEAIWNIFLPIATGDVAIDEALLETLPSNRLNIMSIHQSKGLEFPMVIVDVGSKFKNNDVRTQNLRFPKKEPGYTVMEESIRKYSELGEDERSEKDKSFDDLTRLYFVAFSRAEHILILVGLNKAIDGYSYKQKHKSIPNVALGWSRDEHQKGFKEIYLI is encoded by the coding sequence ATGATTAGTTATGAGGAATTTGAAGATATAGTAGTGAATATTTTAAAAAGAGATATTTCATCTAACCATGACCAACAAGAAGCTATTCTTTCAAAAGCAAATGAAGGACTTTTTATTGTAGCAGGTCCTGGATCTGGAAAAACAACTGTAATCGTGCTTAAGATATTGAAATACATTTTTGTAGATGACATTAAGCCAAATGAAATACTTGCAACGACATTTACAAAAAAGGCAGCAGATGAACTCTACTCCCGTATTCTCGGATGGGGTGATGAAATCAAAAACTACCTAATCGACAATGCTGGTGATGATTTTGACCTGCTGATAGCAATCAACAGAATTGATTTTAACCAATTGACTATCGGAACAACAGACAGCATAGCTCAAGAGCTGTTGCGTGTTCACAAGGAACCTGGAACAAACCAGGAAGTAGTTATTGAAGAATTTGTTGCCAAATTCGCAATGGTCAAGATACTGCTAAAAGACAACCGATATCTTGATGAAAACCTTCAGGGATATCTTAAAAGCTTCACCACAAAAGACAAACTCAAAGAAGCTTCCCAAATGAGTGAAATCTTACTTCAGTTTAAAAACAGAATGTATTTCGATCAAATCGATTTTGATGAATTTTATGCCAATGTCGGTGAAGGAGGAGGTGCAAGAATTGCACTTGACTGCATAAAGGAATACGAAGAGGAGCTTAAAAGCAGAAACATTATTGATTTTACAATGCTTGAGTCAAAATTTCTAGACTCACTCAGAAGCGGCAAAATGGATATCTTTTTAGATGACCTGAAAATTATCCTGATTGACGAATATCAGGACACAAACCTGATTCAGGAAGAAATCTACTTTACAATGGCCCAATCAGCAATTGCAAATGGCGGAAGCATTTCAGTTGTAGGTGATGATGACCAATCACTTTACCGTTTCAGGGGAGCAACAGTTGATCTTTTTACAAATTTCAAGTCAAGGGTTAGAGAAAAACTTGGAATTGACGTCAGGGAAATCAACTTAAGAACCAATTACCGATCCAGCAGAAATATTATCAATCACTGCAATCAGTTTGTTGAGCTTGATGGTGAATACCAGCATGCAAGAGTAGAGGACAAGCCCAAAATCATTGCACCTGACCTTGAAAAGTACAACATGCCAATTTTAGGACTGTTCAGAAACAATCTTCAAATGCTATCCAAAGACCTTGCAAAGCTTGTAAGCGATTTGATTAATAATGGTGAAACTACTTTAAAGGTCAATAGAGTCATTGATGATGAATACTTCAAAAGACTTGAAAGATGCAGAACTCCCGAAGAGTTAAAACAGCTGAAAAAAGACAGTGCAGAAAAGGCCAAAGACATTGATAACATAAGCATCAAATTGGATGAGGAAGAAGGATCAGCATCAGATATGGCCTTGTTAACATTTTCACCAAAAGAAATGAAATCAGGAACCCATACTTTAAATGGGCATTTAAGAAACCAGCTGAAAAGATTGAGAAAGCCTATTGAAGTGTTTAACCCTCGCGGACGTGACCTTCAGGAAATTAAAGAAGTTGCAATATTCTGCGGTTTGATGCTTGAATGCATTGATCCCGAATCCAAAATACAAAATTCAGATAAGCAGATTCCAAATCTTGGTAAAAGAAATATGCAACGCTGGAGATATGAAGCAAGAGAATATATTAAATTGAATCCTGAGCCTCACAACCCATTTGATTTGAATACCTTCATAATTGACTGGCAGAGAAGAAATCCCAGAGGATATGAAAAATGGCCGAACAGGGCAAATCTGATGGAGCTTGCATATAAGCTCGTTACCTGGCTAGACTTTTTGCAGGAGGATGCAGAGGGAGTGGTTTATCTTGAAGCAATAACACAATCCATTACACAGACAGGATTTTTCAACAAATACTCAGCCAATATCATGTTCACATCCCCTGAAGAGGAAAAAGCATCCATTCTTGAAGCAATATGGAACATTTTCCTGCCTATTGCAACAGGAGACGTGGCAATCGATGAGGCATTGCTTGAAACCCTTCCTTCAAACAGGCTGAATATCATGTCCATCCACCAGTCAAAGGGTTTGGAGTTCCCTATGGTCATTGTTGATGTAGGATCCAAGTTCAAAAATAATGACGTGAGAACCCAAAATCTGAGATTTCCCAAAAAGGAACCCGGCTACACTGTCATGGAGGAAAGCATTAGAAAGTACAGTGAACTTGGAGAAGATGAAAGAAGCGAAAAAGACAAGTCCTTTGATGATTTGACAAGACTTTATTTTGTTGCATTTTCAAGAGCTGAACATATTTTGATACTCGTTGGATTGAACAAGGCCATTGACGGCTATTCATATAAGCAAAAACATAAATCCATACCGAATGTCGCTTTGGGATGGAGCAGAGACGAACATCAGAAAGGATTTAAGGAAATTTATTTAATATAA
- a CDS encoding aldo/keto reductase translates to MTFKEKFGFGCMRLPQTDENDPTKVDQELFNQMVDVYMEKGFNYFDTSYAYHNGVSEVAIRKAVVERYPRESFKICDKMPTWALTSEEDNDKFVNEMLERLGIDYFDVFFIHNINVPWYKLAENANTFEYVKKMKENGIAKKIGFSFHDNSSLLSEVLDKYGDIFDIVQLELNYLDWEDKAIEAHKCYDLCVEHGLDVYVMEPLKGGVIVNPPKEIEDDFKEFNPDKSIASFALRFCASLEHVKIVLSGMRNMDDLLDNCDTFENFEVLTDEESEFLEKMADKLHSNLAVPCSECGYCVDACPEMIPIPEYFSLFNKSKNQPESNIYRNYFDKLGDEKVPADDCTYCGTCIDYCTQHIDIPEELEKACEHFEEGFSAYG, encoded by the coding sequence ATGACATTTAAAGAAAAATTCGGTTTTGGATGCATGAGGCTTCCGCAAACAGATGAAAACGATCCAACAAAAGTAGACCAGGAACTGTTCAATCAGATGGTTGATGTCTATATGGAAAAAGGATTCAACTATTTTGATACTTCATATGCTTACCACAACGGAGTATCCGAAGTAGCTATCAGAAAGGCAGTAGTTGAAAGATATCCAAGAGAGTCATTTAAAATCTGTGACAAGATGCCTACATGGGCATTGACATCCGAAGAGGACAATGACAAGTTTGTCAATGAAATGCTTGAAAGATTAGGAATAGATTATTTTGATGTATTTTTCATACACAACATCAATGTTCCATGGTATAAACTGGCTGAAAATGCAAATACATTTGAATATGTTAAAAAGATGAAAGAAAATGGAATAGCTAAAAAAATAGGTTTCAGCTTTCACGACAATAGTTCATTACTAAGTGAAGTTCTCGACAAATACGGGGACATTTTTGATATAGTCCAACTGGAGTTGAACTACCTTGACTGGGAAGATAAAGCTATTGAAGCACACAAATGCTATGACTTATGTGTTGAACATGGCCTTGATGTTTATGTAATGGAACCGTTGAAAGGTGGAGTAATTGTAAATCCTCCAAAAGAAATTGAAGATGACTTTAAGGAATTTAATCCAGATAAATCTATAGCCAGTTTTGCATTAAGGTTCTGTGCATCCCTTGAACATGTTAAGATTGTCTTAAGCGGAATGAGAAATATGGATGACTTGCTTGACAACTGCGATACCTTTGAAAACTTCGAGGTATTGACTGATGAGGAAAGTGAATTTCTGGAAAAAATGGCTGATAAGCTTCATTCCAATTTAGCTGTTCCATGCAGTGAATGCGGATACTGTGTTGATGCTTGTCCTGAAATGATTCCAATTCCAGAGTACTTCTCACTGTTCAACAAAAGTAAAAATCAGCCTGAATCAAATATCTACAGAAACTACTTTGACAAGTTAGGTGATGAAAAAGTGCCTGCAGATGACTGTACATACTGTGGAACATGTATCGACTACTGTACACAGCACATTGACATACCAGAGGAACTTGAAAAAGCATGTGAACACTTTGAAGAAGGATTCAGTGCTTATGGCTAA
- a CDS encoding DUF4013 domain-containing protein — MSSMTDYVVEGLKYPFNDIKKLLCFGAIFAILNLISIAINTKNLDIYRVVVRQARQTNASMFSLKFTQLPANDIYLAIILTIICFIILLFIMGYQYKIVKFSINESDSLPGFADISNIFVNGIKFLAVGVAYNIIPTIVLTIGVVLLENSSMGLVITFIAFVLYLISFFFMIMALGNMVAKDSIKKAFDLNEIICKIDNIGWVRYVGIIIFTVIIFMIVYAFAGLLLGFITILFARVFYQAIVVSAFMGIIQGLFITAYTTVFFNRVCGSIYRQSIK, encoded by the coding sequence ATGTCAAGCATGACAGATTATGTTGTTGAGGGATTAAAATATCCCTTCAATGACATAAAAAAGCTATTATGTTTTGGTGCAATATTTGCAATTTTAAATTTAATATCAATTGCTATCAATACAAAAAATCTTGATATATATAGGGTGGTTGTTAGGCAAGCTAGACAAACTAATGCTTCAATGTTTTCTCTTAAATTTACACAATTGCCTGCAAATGACATTTATCTTGCAATTATTTTGACAATTATCTGTTTTATAATATTATTGTTCATTATGGGATATCAATATAAAATTGTAAAATTTTCAATTAATGAAAGTGATAGCCTCCCAGGATTTGCTGACATATCAAATATATTTGTAAATGGAATTAAATTTCTTGCTGTAGGAGTTGCATATAACATTATTCCTACAATCGTATTAACGATTGGGGTAGTACTGTTGGAAAATTCATCTATGGGGTTAGTTATTACATTTATTGCATTTGTTTTATATTTAATATCTTTTTTCTTTATGATAATGGCATTAGGTAATATGGTTGCAAAGGATAGTATTAAAAAAGCATTTGATTTAAATGAAATAATCTGTAAAATAGATAATATTGGATGGGTAAGGTATGTTGGAATAATCATATTTACTGTTATAATATTTATGATTGTTTATGCTTTTGCAGGATTGTTACTAGGATTTATAACTATATTGTTTGCAAGGGTTTTTTATCAGGCAATAGTTGTATCAGCATTCATGGGTATTATTCAGGGATTATTTATAACTGCTTATACTACTGTATTCTTTAATAGGGTTTGCGGATCAATATACAGGCAATCAATTAAATAG
- a CDS encoding DUF354 domain-containing protein, whose protein sequence is MILLKIWIDISNAPHVRFFKDVIKYLEAEGEDLIVTARQFGDIHKLMNMYDIDFISVGKHGVSLYDKLRESTSRVYNLVDIIADENVDVALSKHSIELPRISFGLGIPSLYVLDNEHALAANKLTLPLCDRIITPRKIDFWKLMKFGADPNTIIPYNGTSELMHFKSFNYNDDVFKDLNLKLEHEKTILMRPEPSLASYLDADCRKSVLSPIVDELKEHANILILPRFKEQAEIFEGIDHVTILEPPVDTSSLMKKCDLVIGAGGTMNREAAILQTPVISCYPGDTLSVDQYYIDSGLMYRSINPNQVISKALEFLNNPHERIDLKTDDLFQIIIDNLYDLGKNGK, encoded by the coding sequence GTGATTTTATTGAAAATTTGGATTGATATTTCTAATGCACCTCATGTAAGGTTCTTCAAGGATGTAATAAAATACCTTGAAGCTGAAGGTGAAGACTTGATTGTAACTGCAAGGCAATTTGGAGATATTCATAAGCTGATGAATATGTATGATATAGACTTCATATCTGTTGGAAAACATGGTGTAAGCTTATATGATAAATTAAGGGAGAGTACTTCAAGAGTTTATAATCTTGTTGATATTATCGCTGATGAAAATGTGGATGTTGCCCTTAGCAAGCATTCCATTGAACTTCCTAGAATATCTTTCGGTTTAGGAATTCCAAGCCTTTATGTTTTAGACAATGAACATGCTCTTGCAGCAAACAAATTAACATTGCCTTTATGTGACAGAATTATCACTCCAAGAAAAATAGATTTTTGGAAACTGATGAAATTTGGAGCTGATCCTAATACTATTATTCCATACAACGGTACTTCAGAACTGATGCACTTCAAAAGCTTTAACTATAATGATGATGTTTTCAAGGATTTGAATCTAAAACTTGAACATGAAAAAACAATCTTGATGAGACCGGAGCCTTCTCTTGCTTCTTATTTAGATGCAGATTGTAGAAAATCTGTTTTATCCCCAATTGTTGATGAGTTAAAGGAACATGCTAATATTTTAATATTGCCTAGATTTAAAGAACAGGCAGAAATATTTGAAGGAATTGACCATGTAACTATTCTGGAGCCTCCTGTTGACACATCAAGTCTTATGAAAAAATGTGATTTGGTTATAGGTGCTGGAGGAACAATGAACAGGGAAGCAGCTATTTTGCAGACTCCTGTTATTTCATGTTATCCTGGTGATACATTGTCAGTTGATCAGTACTATATAGATAGCGGATTGATGTACAGGTCAATTAATCCTAATCAGGTCATTTCCAAAGCATTGGAGTTTTTAAACAATCCTCATGAAAGAATTGACCTAAAAACAGATGATTTATTCCAGATTATTATAGATAACTTATATGATTTAGGAAAAAACGGCAAATAG
- the hypA gene encoding hydrogenase maturation nickel metallochaperone HypA: MHELSMAQGIINAVIETAESNNATEVNEVTIELGRLAMVNPEQLEFILGVLVENTILEDAKIVFEEIPVEIDCHDCNFHGKAIIDDKDHYAPMVKCPECDSFAIEILNGKDIVVKNIVIEKPDDD, from the coding sequence ATGCATGAATTATCAATGGCTCAAGGAATAATAAATGCAGTAATAGAAACTGCAGAAAGTAATAATGCAACTGAAGTCAATGAGGTTACCATTGAACTTGGAAGACTGGCTATGGTTAATCCGGAGCAGTTGGAATTTATATTAGGAGTTTTAGTTGAAAATACAATTTTGGAAGATGCAAAAATTGTCTTTGAAGAAATTCCTGTAGAAATTGACTGTCATGACTGCAATTTCCATGGAAAGGCAATAATTGATGATAAAGATCATTATGCTCCAATGGTTAAATGTCCTGAGTGTGATAGTTTTGCAATTGAAATCCTTAATGGTAAGGATATTGTAGTTAAAAATATTGTTATTGAAAAACCTGATGATGACTAA
- a CDS encoding PD-(D/E)XK nuclease family protein, which produces MRLSSKSKPYMIPEYSLTGDLLSYLTCGLQYRYQNKGTLPPSMPVQLWFGEFIHGVMEEAYMKWENDKTPFPWDWKKDIRPIEDIIDLRLQIRGLYPPANHFFTINHPEIEMEIEDLNEYDHKKLASARAEKAINVWGSDLFPLMDSAEVLIKGLRDMPYTKNDKRSKYYGINGVIDVLSLVNINEDNKIVKYLKQNDEFNKLVSEYGEDEYEIIIDYKGMKRPPCDVSGSGNENWDYHERQILTYSWLRQKQEGKKPIAGIIFYLNELVPSIEDLKLIKEDLYYHLTDVGDSEEYRDDIELIENWSEDAEMPKLSEKFKIDRSIRIIPINENKINEALEKFDDVVEKIETSIIKEINGSKIQDAWNAEAEERTCSACDFRTFCKNNKNKNEEFKIP; this is translated from the coding sequence ATGAGATTGTCATCAAAGTCAAAACCGTATATGATTCCTGAATACAGCCTGACCGGAGATTTATTGTCATACCTTACCTGCGGTCTGCAGTACAGATACCAGAATAAGGGAACTCTTCCCCCTTCAATGCCTGTTCAGCTTTGGTTTGGAGAGTTCATTCATGGAGTTATGGAAGAGGCATACATGAAATGGGAAAACGATAAAACACCGTTTCCATGGGATTGGAAAAAAGACATCAGGCCCATTGAAGACATTATTGATTTGAGACTTCAGATTAGAGGTCTTTATCCTCCTGCAAATCATTTCTTTACAATTAACCATCCGGAAATTGAAATGGAAATTGAGGATTTAAACGAATATGACCACAAAAAGCTTGCAAGCGCAAGGGCTGAAAAGGCAATTAACGTGTGGGGTTCAGACCTATTCCCATTGATGGATTCTGCTGAAGTTTTGATAAAGGGTCTTAGGGACATGCCATACACCAAAAACGACAAGCGTTCAAAATATTATGGAATCAACGGAGTGATAGATGTTTTGAGTCTTGTCAACATTAATGAAGACAACAAAATTGTCAAATACCTAAAACAAAACGATGAGTTTAACAAACTTGTCAGTGAATATGGCGAAGACGAATATGAAATTATCATAGACTATAAAGGAATGAAAAGGCCCCCATGTGACGTTTCGGGAAGCGGCAACGAAAACTGGGATTATCATGAAAGACAGATTTTAACATATTCATGGCTTAGGCAAAAGCAGGAAGGCAAAAAGCCAATAGCAGGCATAATCTTTTATCTGAATGAACTTGTACCATCAATCGAGGATTTGAAACTGATAAAAGAAGACCTGTATTACCATCTGACTGATGTAGGTGACTCAGAGGAATACAGAGATGATATTGAACTGATTGAAAACTGGAGCGAAGATGCTGAAATGCCCAAATTAAGTGAAAAATTCAAAATCGACAGATCAATCAGAATCATTCCAATCAATGAAAATAAAATCAATGAAGCGCTGGAAAAATTCGATGATGTTGTTGAAAAGATTGAAACATCAATAATAAAAGAAATAAACGGGAGCAAAATACAGGATGCATGGAATGCTGAGGCAGAAGAGAGAACATGTAGCGCATGCGACTTCAGGACTTTCTGTAAAAATAACAAAAATAAAAACGAAGAGTTTAAAATTCCATAA